Sequence from the Egibacter rhizosphaerae genome:
GCCCGACACGCCCGGAAGCGAGCCGGCGGGCGCCCGGATCTCGGCGGGGAAGTCGGGCAGCGTCGCGACGTCGTTGCCGAGCGCGGTCGTCACCGAGGTGAAGCGGGTACCCGCCAACTGCATCCCGTCCCCGGAGTCGCCGGCGAAGCGGACCGTGACCGTGTCGACCCGCTCGACGGGCTTGGTCGTCATGAATCCTCCCTGCAGACAGTCGTGCCGACAGCGCTGGCCGGAACGCGCGTCCCACAACCGAGCATCGAGTGCCCGCCGACATCGCGGGCAGGCCGGGACGAGGGACGGGGAGCCGGGAGCCGTGCTGTCGCTCCGCCGGGCCCCGGGCTCGAGCCCCGGTCAGTGGAAGCTGTCGCCGCAGGCGCAGCTGGACTGCGCGTTCGGGTTCTCGATCGAGAACCCGGCACCCTGCAGGCTGTCGACCCAGTCGATCTGCGTGTTCTTGAGGTGCGGTGCCGACATCTTGTCGATCCGCACGGGCACGCCGTGCTGGTCGGCGACGACGTCGCCTTCGAGCTCGCGGTCGTCGAAGAACAGGGCGTACCGCATCCCTGAGCACCCGCCGGGCTGCACGGCCACACGCAGGGCGATGTCCTCGGCGTTCTCCTCCCGGGCCATCAGTTCCTTGACCTTGGTGGCCGCGCCATCCGTGAGGATGATCGGCTCTTCCTTCGTCGTGACCGTCAGGGGGATCGAGATGCCGTCACTCATCGGCAGAACCTCGTGAGTCGCTGGTGAATGTCGCCCGCAGCTACTCGGGCTGAGGGCACTCTGCAGTGTAGCGTCGAGGCGCGAGCGCACCACGGGGGCCGGCCATCGTCCCGAGCGCCCGGCACGGCCCCCCTAGATGCGGCAGCTCGCCAGGCCGCGCTTGACCAAGTACTGCTGGTGGTAGTCCTCGGCGGGCCAGAACGTCGCGTCGTCGTCGATCTGCGTGGCGATGGGCGCATCGAACCGCTGCTGGTGCCGGGCCACCGCCTTCTCCGCCGCGCCCTGTTCCGCCTCGTCCGCGACGAACACGACGGAGCGGTACTGGCTCCCCACGTCGGGTCCCTGGCGGTTCACCTGGGTGGGGTCGTGGGCCTCGAGGAACGTGTCGAGCAGCCGATCGTACGAGACCTCCGAGGGGTCGTAGGTGACCCGCACGACCTCCGCGTGCCCCGTGTCGCCCCGGCAGACCTGTTCGTAGGTCGGCTGCGGGGTCGTTCCACCCGCGTAGCCGACCCGCACGTCGGTGACGCCGGGGACGTTGCGGAACGTCACCTCGACGCCCCAGAAGCACCCGGCTCCGAACATCGCCTCGGCGGTCATGCGCGCGACGCCTCCCTTTGACTGCATCAGGAATCCGATCTGCCCGGAGTATGCCCCAGACGACGGCGATGCATCGCGACGGTCCCGGGCCCCGCCCGGCTGCCGCCCGCGAAGGCCGGGCCCACCTACACTCCCCGCGTTCCGCGTGGGACCCGCGAGCGACGCGGGAACGCCCGGGCAAGGCCGCGTGACCGGACGATCGAGGAGCCGTACGTGCGTGTCGTCGTCGCCCCGGACAAGTTCGCCGGCACCTTGTCGGCCCGAGAGGCCGCCGAGGCCGTGGCCCGCGGATG
This genomic interval carries:
- a CDS encoding HesB/IscA family protein translates to MSDGISIPLTVTTKEEPIILTDGAATKVKELMAREENAEDIALRVAVQPGGCSGMRYALFFDDRELEGDVVADQHGVPVRIDKMSAPHLKNTQIDWVDSLQGAGFSIENPNAQSSCACGDSFH
- the msrA gene encoding peptide-methionine (S)-S-oxide reductase MsrA — protein: MQSKGGVARMTAEAMFGAGCFWGVEVTFRNVPGVTDVRVGYAGGTTPQPTYEQVCRGDTGHAEVVRVTYDPSEVSYDRLLDTFLEAHDPTQVNRQGPDVGSQYRSVVFVADEAEQGAAEKAVARHQQRFDAPIATQIDDDATFWPAEDYHQQYLVKRGLASCRI